In Prevotella sp. oral taxon 475, one DNA window encodes the following:
- a CDS encoding restriction endonuclease subunit S yields the protein MEEWKEYKLYEIGRIVGGATPPTKDSANYDGEISWITPKDLSNFTGRYIQKGERSITQKGFESSSCQILPKGSILFSSRAPIGYIAIAANELCTNQGFKSIIPDNNLVNNLFLYYLLKYNKEEIESLGSGTTFKEVSAKVMQNFDIKIPCIQTQKKIADILSSLDDKIELNRRINDNLN from the coding sequence ATGGAAGAGTGGAAAGAATATAAACTATATGAAATAGGTAGAATTGTAGGCGGTGCAACTCCTCCTACAAAAGATAGTGCAAATTACGATGGAGAAATCTCTTGGATTACTCCAAAAGACTTGTCTAATTTTACAGGAAGATATATTCAAAAAGGAGAAAGGTCTATAACACAAAAAGGATTTGAAAGTAGTTCATGCCAAATATTACCTAAAGGAAGTATTTTGTTTTCTTCTAGAGCCCCTATTGGTTATATTGCAATTGCAGCAAATGAGTTATGTACAAATCAAGGGTTTAAGAGCATCATACCAGATAACAATCTCGTAAACAATCTCTTTTTGTATTATTTACTAAAATACAACAAAGAGGAGATAGAAAGTTTAGGAAGTGGTACAACTTTCAAAGAAGTTTCTGCTAAAGTGATGCAAAACTTTGATATAAAAATACCTTGTATTCAAACTCAAAAAAAAATTGCAGATATTCTTTCTTCTTTAGATGACAAAATCGAACTCAATCGACGGATAAATGATAATTTAAATTAA
- a CDS encoding abortive infection family protein, whose amino-acid sequence MQWTREYIAKEPSLRTFETHISTIENNVEINPSLCVEVSKSLTEALCKIILTNQNTTYKDDISFNGLVKQTLEHLIKQTGKEIVGLSELCRKISAIAQSIAEIRNNAGFASHGLDVLHPQIDKSLSLLIYKTTEVLCGFILHFYFSYAHHTNQRLIYQDCECFNDWFDEENPLEVGGVHLSASEALYNLDYQAYKANYIDYLEFLLEMNEQ is encoded by the coding sequence ATGCAGTGGACAAGAGAATATATTGCAAAAGAACCAAGTCTTAGGACTTTTGAAACGCATATTTCAACAATAGAAAACAATGTTGAGATTAATCCTTCTTTGTGCGTTGAAGTAAGCAAAAGTCTGACTGAAGCACTTTGCAAAATAATTCTCACTAATCAAAATACAACGTACAAAGATGATATTTCATTTAATGGTTTAGTAAAACAGACCTTAGAACATCTTATAAAACAGACTGGAAAGGAAATAGTTGGTCTATCTGAACTATGCCGTAAAATTTCTGCTATCGCTCAATCGATTGCAGAGATACGAAATAATGCAGGATTTGCTTCACATGGTTTGGATGTTTTGCATCCTCAGATAGACAAATCACTATCCCTACTGATATACAAAACAACAGAGGTACTCTGTGGGTTCATTTTACATTTTTATTTCAGTTATGCCCACCACACTAACCAAAGATTAATTTATCAAGATTGTGAGTGCTTTAATGATTGGTTTGATGAAGAAAATCCATTAGAAGTAGGAGGCGTACACTTATCAGCATCAGAGGCTCTTTACAACTTAGATTATCAAGCTTATAAAGCTAACTATATAGATTATTTAGAATTTCTTTTAGAAATGAATGAACAATAA
- a CDS encoding type I restriction endonuclease subunit R, whose translation MPFTEDNYEKALISLFEGMGYQYLYGPDIERDYYVPYYEAQLEESLQTINPKKPHAAINEAIIKLRNIDMGSLAQRNETFTDYLQHGIEVSYFNGKEMRNEMVYLIDFEHTDKNTFQVINQWTFIENAEKRADIIVFVNGLPLAVVELKSPSREETDASEAYLQLRNYMKDIPSLFSFNMFCVMSDMALSKAGTITSKEDRYMEWKTKDGNYESTEFVDYDTFFEGIFQRERLLDIIKNFICFSKEEKGSAKILAGYHQYFAVKKAIERTKHAAVSNGKIGVFWHTQGSGKSLSMIFYAHLLQQELSQPTIVVITDRNDLDDQLYNQFSKCKEFLRQTPIQANSRENLKELLSGREANGIIFTTMQKFEESDEPLSERRNIIVMTDEAHRGQYGFEEKVDATTGKVSIGTARIIHNSLPNASYIGFTGTPISTKDRDTVEVFGDYIDIYDMTQAVNDGATCPVYYESRVINLNLDDVTLQALDDEYELLAEEGATTEQIEKSKKEMSHLEEILGAPATIDSLCQDILKHYEENRQYELTGKAMIVAYSRPIAMSIYHQLLELRPKWTDKVNVVMTGSNQDPEEWHDIIGNKQYKKELAKRFKDDNDPMKIAIVVDMWLTGFDVPSLATMYVYKPMSGHNLMQAIARVNRVFNGKVGGLVVDYIGIAKALKEAMRDYTGRDRKNFGNPDIKGMAFTKFKEKLEVCQDLFHGYNYSKFHTGTDADRAKLIKGGVNFMLATDKQEQLPLYMKEAALLHNSITLCRSLLNEEQRFLAAFFETVRTLLSRMTDKGKVSKKEINARISELLKQSVKSEGVINLFSDVKAEFSLFDTAFLDEISKMKEKNIAVELLKKLLAEKVALYQKTNIVQSEKFSDLLNRSLSNYLKGLLTNEEVIQELLQLAKEIASADSAANELGLTPEEKSFYDALIKPQAVHDFYSNEELVAMTKELTDSLRKNRTIDWQKKESARAGMRRMIKHLLKKYHYPPEEAANALETVIKQCEQWTDNEQENYSTKSARIYEIHEEDIQMVAEP comes from the coding sequence ATGCCCTTCACAGAAGATAATTACGAAAAAGCACTAATTTCCCTCTTTGAGGGAATGGGGTATCAATATCTGTACGGTCCAGATATTGAAAGAGATTACTATGTGCCTTATTATGAAGCACAATTAGAAGAAAGTCTGCAAACTATTAATCCAAAGAAGCCACATGCAGCCATTAACGAAGCGATTATCAAACTACGCAATATTGATATGGGTAGTTTGGCGCAGCGTAATGAAACTTTTACAGACTATTTGCAGCATGGCATAGAAGTTTCTTATTTCAATGGCAAGGAAATGCGCAATGAAATGGTTTATTTGATAGACTTTGAGCATACGGACAAAAATACTTTTCAAGTTATCAATCAATGGACATTCATTGAAAATGCAGAGAAACGTGCCGATATCATTGTATTTGTGAATGGTTTACCATTGGCGGTTGTAGAATTAAAATCACCTTCCCGTGAAGAGACGGACGCTTCAGAAGCATATCTTCAACTCCGCAATTATATGAAAGATATACCATCGTTGTTCTCTTTCAACATGTTCTGTGTAATGAGCGATATGGCTCTTTCCAAAGCTGGAACAATTACCAGCAAGGAAGATCGCTACATGGAATGGAAAACAAAAGATGGCAATTATGAAAGTACAGAATTTGTCGATTATGATACATTCTTTGAAGGAATATTTCAAAGGGAACGACTCTTAGACATAATCAAGAACTTTATCTGTTTTTCCAAAGAAGAAAAAGGGAGTGCCAAGATATTAGCAGGGTATCATCAGTATTTTGCAGTGAAGAAAGCCATCGAACGTACCAAACATGCTGCGGTAAGTAATGGTAAAATCGGTGTATTCTGGCATACGCAAGGCAGCGGAAAATCATTGTCAATGATTTTCTACGCTCACTTGCTTCAACAAGAGTTATCTCAGCCCACAATAGTTGTGATTACCGACCGAAACGATTTAGACGATCAACTTTATAACCAATTCTCTAAATGTAAGGAGTTCTTGCGCCAAACTCCAATACAAGCCAATAGTCGTGAGAATCTAAAAGAACTATTAAGTGGACGAGAGGCTAATGGCATTATCTTCACAACCATGCAGAAGTTTGAGGAGTCTGACGAACCTTTGTCAGAGCGAAGAAATATTATCGTGATGACTGATGAGGCACATAGAGGACAATATGGTTTTGAGGAAAAAGTCGACGCCACTACAGGTAAGGTCTCTATCGGCACGGCAAGAATCATTCACAATTCACTACCCAATGCTTCATATATTGGCTTTACTGGTACACCTATTTCTACCAAAGACCGAGATACCGTAGAGGTTTTTGGCGATTACATTGATATTTATGACATGACGCAGGCGGTTAATGACGGTGCTACTTGTCCTGTATATTATGAATCTAGAGTTATCAATCTAAATCTTGACGATGTAACCTTGCAAGCCCTTGATGACGAATATGAACTGTTGGCTGAAGAAGGTGCAACGACAGAACAGATAGAGAAAAGCAAGAAGGAGATGTCGCACTTGGAAGAGATACTCGGTGCACCAGCTACCATCGATTCTCTTTGCCAAGACATTCTCAAACACTATGAGGAAAACCGTCAATATGAATTGACAGGTAAGGCAATGATAGTGGCATATTCGCGTCCCATAGCGATGAGCATTTATCATCAACTGTTGGAACTTCGCCCAAAATGGACGGATAAAGTGAACGTTGTCATGACGGGCAGCAACCAAGACCCAGAAGAATGGCACGACATTATCGGAAACAAGCAGTATAAGAAAGAACTTGCCAAACGATTTAAGGATGACAACGATCCGATGAAGATTGCTATTGTGGTCGATATGTGGCTCACAGGCTTCGACGTTCCCTCATTGGCTACTATGTATGTTTACAAACCAATGAGCGGACATAACCTAATGCAAGCCATTGCACGAGTGAACCGTGTATTCAATGGCAAAGTGGGTGGATTGGTTGTTGACTATATCGGTATTGCCAAAGCTTTGAAAGAAGCCATGCGTGATTATACGGGACGCGACAGAAAGAACTTTGGAAACCCAGACATCAAAGGCATGGCATTTACAAAGTTTAAAGAGAAGTTAGAAGTGTGCCAAGACTTATTTCATGGTTATAATTATAGTAAGTTCCACACAGGGACAGATGCTGACCGTGCTAAATTGATCAAAGGTGGTGTAAACTTTATGTTGGCAACCGACAAACAAGAACAGTTACCGCTCTATATGAAAGAAGCTGCCTTGCTGCACAATTCCATCACTCTTTGCCGAAGCCTGTTGAATGAAGAGCAACGCTTCTTAGCTGCATTCTTTGAAACTGTGCGCACTTTGCTCTCCCGAATGACAGATAAAGGAAAAGTTTCGAAGAAAGAAATTAATGCTCGTATCAGTGAATTGCTGAAACAAAGTGTAAAAAGTGAAGGTGTAATCAATCTTTTCTCTGATGTTAAAGCCGAATTTTCCCTCTTTGATACAGCCTTCTTAGATGAAATTTCTAAGATGAAAGAAAAAAATATAGCTGTAGAACTGCTTAAAAAGTTATTAGCAGAGAAAGTGGCACTCTATCAAAAGACCAATATCGTGCAGTCAGAGAAATTCTCTGACCTGCTCAATCGTTCTTTATCCAACTATTTGAAAGGATTACTCACCAATGAAGAAGTTATCCAAGAACTTTTGCAGTTGGCAAAAGAGATTGCTTCGGCCGATTCAGCAGCTAATGAACTTGGACTCACTCCTGAAGAAAAGTCATTCTATGATGCCTTGATCAAACCGCAAGCAGTTCACGACTTCTATAGTAATGAAGAATTGGTAGCTATGACAAAAGAACTCACCGACTCTCTACGTAAGAACCGCACTATCGACTGGCAAAAGAAAGAGTCTGCCCGTGCAGGTATGCGCAGAATGATTAAGCACCTACTTAAGAAATATCATTACCCACCAGAGGAAGCTGCCAATGCACTGGAAACTGTCATCAAACAATGTGAGCAGTGGACGGATAATGAACAAGAGAATTATTCAACAAAATCAGCCAGGATATATGAAATCCACGAGGAAGACATACAAATGGTTGCAGAACCATAA
- a CDS encoding TrlF family AAA-like ATPase — MNAGALFYKADLHIHSYGDGTGSFDVTDTSNTPQAIVEMAIAKGLKVISITDHNQFLNSLYAVNYSKDMDILVIPGIEVSTTQGHLLVYFEKTDELQQFYGKLTFNADKSICNQGIAECLNFAKQYDGIGILAHITLDSGFEKTINRYGPQMDQIFKCSNLLGLEITDKKDTNLYTDADDKLEHKSLLNLWRATIDNRMHRDFAKLMSSDSHTLDKLGKNAEGENRLTRIKMPTLTFRSFRLALLSSESRVRLEECIPEQHPTITHIKIEGGLLDGLDIELSPNLTCIIGSRGTGKSTLLESIRETSGNSSNSKLCDSEVWAQSILLSYFDEAGQAISLRREKNASVVNCTDPNNGVTLIPLESYGQGDTASTLQHSDENPKVIIDFLDSFLNLDLLHQQDNEYINLLRSNQSEMKKLRINLAALPEAKKALTNEQNKLKELEKTKAADIVKFHNALIQEREFRKTLIDQLNKLVKTYREILGDNSLFRDVAAMDDAKVIVGKEYFKSVKSIVDDFSKLVAQKSNELNSELKKKIDELKEQLKLWGAKEAEIQSKIDAKKIELTHQGIPFDLGKINQISKDILDYDKKVKRLIEDQKKLGELQKERQGILVERENVRKEINRTHLAFAQKINKDLKSSIDNFSISLKYQDSRYSPEFENVLKLKMGWRTSQVSKAKIISLNLSINDFIHAVKVRDMEIFRKILYNGERVLQDSEIKSLFSTILEDYNYEDLECLPYDDLPQIRVTRIIQKDGADIPIVKSISQLSLGQQQSVLLGILMLSDSNKPLLIDQPEDNLDSEFIFKTIVSNLRKIKEHRQVIIVTHNPNIAVLGDAELIIPLKSTNILSIVNNAGSVDDVNTISQCCQILEGGESAFKQRKNVYGF, encoded by the coding sequence ATGAATGCAGGAGCATTATTTTATAAGGCGGATCTACATATTCATTCTTATGGAGATGGAACAGGTTCTTTTGACGTAACGGATACGTCAAATACTCCACAGGCTATTGTCGAAATGGCAATAGCTAAAGGATTGAAAGTGATAAGTATAACTGACCATAATCAATTCTTAAATAGTCTTTATGCTGTTAACTATTCAAAGGATATGGATATACTGGTAATTCCTGGGATAGAGGTTAGTACCACTCAAGGCCACCTTTTGGTGTATTTTGAGAAAACTGATGAATTGCAGCAATTTTATGGCAAACTAACATTTAACGCAGATAAATCCATTTGTAATCAGGGGATAGCAGAGTGTTTAAATTTTGCAAAGCAATATGATGGAATTGGTATTCTTGCTCACATTACTCTTGATTCTGGTTTTGAAAAAACTATAAATCGATATGGTCCTCAGATGGATCAAATTTTTAAATGTAGTAATCTTCTTGGTTTAGAAATAACAGATAAAAAAGACACTAATTTATATACAGATGCTGATGATAAACTTGAACATAAGTCGTTATTAAACCTATGGCGTGCTACTATAGATAATCGAATGCATCGTGATTTCGCAAAGTTGATGTCTTCAGATTCTCATACTCTAGATAAACTAGGAAAAAATGCTGAAGGAGAAAATAGGCTCACTAGAATTAAAATGCCGACATTAACATTTCGTTCTTTTCGCCTTGCACTGCTAAGTAGTGAATCTAGAGTTAGATTGGAAGAATGTATACCAGAGCAACATCCCACCATTACGCACATAAAAATAGAAGGAGGCCTTTTAGATGGATTAGATATAGAGTTGAGTCCTAATTTAACCTGTATTATTGGTAGTAGAGGAACCGGAAAATCAACACTTCTTGAATCAATACGAGAGACTTCTGGCAATTCCTCAAATTCAAAACTTTGTGATTCTGAGGTTTGGGCACAGAGTATATTGCTTAGTTATTTTGATGAGGCAGGTCAAGCAATTTCTCTACGAAGAGAAAAAAATGCTTCTGTCGTTAATTGTACAGATCCCAATAATGGTGTTACTCTAATTCCTCTAGAAAGTTACGGACAAGGAGATACCGCCAGTACTTTACAGCATAGTGATGAAAACCCTAAAGTCATTATAGATTTCCTTGATTCTTTTTTAAACTTGGATTTATTGCATCAACAAGATAATGAGTACATTAATCTATTGAGATCCAACCAAAGTGAAATGAAGAAATTGCGTATAAACTTAGCTGCATTACCTGAAGCAAAAAAAGCTTTAACTAACGAACAAAATAAGTTAAAAGAATTAGAGAAGACCAAAGCAGCAGATATTGTAAAATTTCATAACGCTTTGATACAGGAAAGGGAATTTAGAAAAACTCTAATAGATCAATTAAATAAGCTTGTTAAAACATATAGAGAGATATTAGGGGATAATTCCTTGTTCAGAGATGTTGCAGCTATGGACGATGCTAAGGTCATTGTTGGAAAAGAGTATTTTAAAAGTGTGAAATCAATTGTAGATGATTTCAGTAAACTTGTTGCTCAAAAATCTAACGAACTAAATAGCGAACTAAAGAAAAAAATAGATGAATTAAAGGAGCAATTGAAATTGTGGGGGGCAAAGGAAGCTGAAATTCAGAGTAAAATTGATGCAAAAAAAATAGAACTAACGCATCAAGGTATTCCTTTTGATTTAGGTAAAATAAATCAAATATCTAAGGATATTCTTGACTATGATAAAAAGGTAAAACGGCTAATCGAAGATCAAAAGAAATTAGGTGAATTGCAGAAAGAACGACAAGGAATATTAGTAGAACGAGAAAATGTTAGGAAAGAAATAAACAGAACGCATCTTGCATTTGCACAAAAAATAAATAAAGATTTAAAGTCCTCTATTGATAATTTTTCTATTTCACTAAAGTACCAAGATTCGCGCTATTCTCCCGAATTTGAGAACGTCCTGAAATTAAAAATGGGGTGGCGTACCTCTCAGGTATCTAAAGCGAAAATTATATCATTAAATCTTTCAATAAATGATTTTATCCATGCCGTTAAAGTTCGTGATATGGAAATATTTCGAAAGATATTATATAATGGAGAAAGGGTGTTGCAAGACTCTGAAATCAAAAGTTTATTCTCTACTATTTTAGAAGATTATAATTATGAAGATTTAGAGTGTTTACCTTATGATGATCTTCCGCAAATAAGAGTAACAAGAATTATACAAAAAGATGGAGCGGATATACCGATAGTAAAGTCTATTTCTCAGCTTTCATTAGGCCAGCAGCAATCTGTATTGTTGGGAATTCTAATGTTATCAGATAGTAATAAGCCGTTATTAATAGATCAGCCTGAAGATAATCTTGATAGTGAATTTATATTCAAAACAATTGTATCAAACTTAAGGAAAATAAAAGAGCATCGGCAGGTTATCATAGTAACACATAACCCCAATATTGCAGTTCTTGGTGATGCAGAACTTATCATCCCTCTTAAAAGTACTAACATTCTTTCCATAGTAAATAATGCAGGATCCGTTGATGATGTAAATACTATAAGTCAATGTTGCCAAATATTAGAGGGAGGAGAATCTGCTTTTAAACAGAGGAAAAATGTTTATGGATTTTAA
- a CDS encoding DUF362 domain-containing protein: MAYVIGNDCIACGTCLPECPVEAISEGDIYQIDADACTECGTCASVCPSEAISLP; encoded by the coding sequence ATGGCTTACGTAATTGGAAACGACTGTATCGCTTGCGGCACCTGCTTGCCCGAGTGTCCTGTAGAGGCAATCTCTGAAGGCGACATCTATCAAATCGACGCAGATGCCTGCACCGAGTGCGGCACGTGCGCAAGTGTTTGTCCCAGTGAGGCTATCAGCCTTCCCTAA